In Trichoderma asperellum chromosome 1, complete sequence, a single window of DNA contains:
- a CDS encoding uncharacterized protein (EggNog:ENOG41) — translation MSIRHAACEPCRRAKLACGHERPTCTRCRTRDQIDLCVYRDRPFRRRIHSDRMRKQSIGGSICVDALTTPPLETSPISDVLGASSSQPRRYPNPGFLGVPSHATIFNHVSSRAPTGMVAAQQEEAVQSPMSSSPSDAFLLDQTTLDKANHALSLLDQLQVSALASLVRFWLKKGVNLALAEPFVETCIDAAVDWRELSTPPVGIDAGDANATTQRARVLLENTHRPLTFNKHSTPSEYLQQMSGKNLRWESLGIFLAAASRAALDTSSFAPLYNSDERRRGLIKALMYIGDCCLETCLALDCLNDLQLVLQYENLIVHSQVDGDQSYHSWRRMGDVASTLFALGYHEKIEEDSSDIPLFVAELRRSCFARVYAADKSLAVFLGRPPRVMKEFCYFQVPLKMASTWNDADDTIKRDSNSPLSYQIRSGREPNDGQALNYTSDTVCAAVFALLKEEVLQLFRKRHAFCETDIINDLRQRIDQQWQDLPPHYRLTTSLKDCPLGPFSRDFLAGARLEYLHTHFLLGFLSQRKVAEPDEALLKIASEMLSIVVETIILRDRMANSGTCLIWKVAQYGLPAAGFISLALLNSTTPDSHQFSRSKMIQGLSVLVAEITIGAWIQPGEPNYALFSQATRTIQSLLDSLTAVKEQTSKTSDSQQLINPDGADNSWDPYINSQSWELEMDFWASLAEHPTLIN, via the exons ATGAGTATCCGACACGCTGCCTGCGAGCCCTGCCGACGGGCAAAGCTGGCCTGCGGCCATGAGAGGCCCACTTGCACCCGATGCCGTACCCGCGATCAGATAGATCTTTGTGTGTACCGGGACCGGCCATTCAGGAGAAGAATACATAGTGACCGCATGAGAAAGCAAAG CATTGGAGGGTCCATATGTGTAGATGCTCTGACCACTCCACCCTTGGAGACGTCCCCAATTTCAGACGTGTTGGGTGCTTCTTCGTCCCAGCCACGGCGATATCCAAACCCGGGCTTTCTCGGGGTGCCTAGCCATGCAACCATTTTCAACCACGTGTCTTCCCGTGCTCCCACTGGGATGGTCGCTGCTCAGCAGGAGGAAGCAGTACAATCACCCATGTCCAGCTCTCCATCAGACGCCTTTCTCCTTGATCAGACAACGCTTGATAAAGCAAACCATGCCTTGAGTCTGTTAGATCAACTGCAAGTCTCCGCGTTGGCGTCTCTAGTGCGCTTTTGGCTCAAAAAAGGGGTGAACCTAGCCCTTGCAGAGCCATTCGTTGAGACGTGCATCGATGCTGCGGTCGACTGGAGAGAACTGTCGACTCCTCCTGTGGGGATCGATGCTGGAGATGCTAATGCAACCACTCAAAGAGCGAGGGTCTTATTAGAAAACACGCACAGGCCGCTCACTTTTAATAAGCATTCCACCCCGTCCGAGTATCTGCAACAGATGTCCGGGAAGAATCTTCGATGGGAAAGCCTCGGAATATTCCTAGCAGCTGCAAGCAGAGCTGCGTTGGATACCTCTTCGTTTGCACCGCTTTACAACAGCGATGAGCGGCGTCGCGGGCTGATCAAAGCACTAATGTACATTGGAGATTGCTGCTTGGAGACATGCCTTGCTTTGGACTGTCTCAATGACTTACAGCTAGTCTTGCAGTATGAAAATCTCATAGTACACTCGCAAGTTGACGGCGACCAGA GTTACCACTCTTGGCGACGGATGGGTGATGTCGCCAGCACATTGTTTGCACTGGGCTATCATGAAAAGATTGAAGAGGACTCTTCAGATATTCCCTTATTCGTCGCTGAGCTGCGGAGGTCCTGCTTTGCACGCGTCTATGCAGCAGACAAGAGCTTGGCCGTATTCCTGGGTCGACCCCCGCGGGTTATGAAAGAATTTTGCTATTTCCAGGTCccattgaagatggcgagtaCTTGGAACGACGCTGATGATACAATCAAAAGGGACAGCAACAGTCCTTTGTCTTACCAGATAAGAAGTGGCCGAGAACCAAACGACGGTCAGGCTTTGAATTATACGTCTGACACCGTTTGTGCTGCCGTCTTTGCACTTCTGAAGGAAGAAGTTCTCCAGCTATTTCGCAAGCGCCATGCGTTCTGCGAGACTGACATCATCAA TGATCTTCGCCAGAGGATTGATCAGCAATGGCAGGATTTGCCTCCGCACTATCGCCTCACCACCAGCCTTAAAGACTGCCCTCTTGGGCCCTTTTCGAGAGATTTCTTGGCGGGAGCTCGGCTGGAATATCTTCACACACACTTTCTACTCGGGTTCTTGTCGCAGCGCAAGGTAGCCGAGCCTGACGAGGCGCTTCTGAAGATTGCAAGCGAGATGCTTTCGATTGTGGTGGAGACGATTATCCTGCGGGATCGGATGGCCAATTCAGGAACGTGTCTAATTTGGAAG GTTGCTCAGTATGGATTGCCAGCCGCAGGCTTCATCTCCCTTGCGCTTCTCAATTCGACAACTCCCGACTCGCACCAATTCTCCCGGTCAAAAATGATTCAGGGCCTCAGTGTCCTCGTTGCAGAAATCACTATCGGGGCGTGGATCCAGCCTGGAGAGCCAAACTATGCTCTCTTCTCGCAGGCGACGAGGACGATCCAGAGCTTGCTCGACTCGCTGACTGCGGTGAAGGAGCAAACATCAAAGACTAGCGATTCGCAGCAGCTGATCAATCCAGATGGCGCTGATAATTCTTGGGATCCGTATATCAATTCCCAGTCTTGGGAACTTGAGATGGATTTCTGGGCGAGCTTGGCAGAGCATCCGACGTTGATTAATTGa
- a CDS encoding uncharacterized protein (EggNog:ENOG41) produces MISSDSHETRVYNHCDVLPSALDLCPRKAFPDSHKVRPNNHLDALPNEVLEMIVYEAIENPFDIYAILASVRTISRIARTCKRLYSVANPILYKWNIRHGGCSGLFWAARKNRVDVFKRFVESGASVNMVVTDRTPLMTAITFCSVDIVRYLLTIPDVDWNRRSIHHGMSALHAAMACPTEITGLLLKCKDVLIDEKTEWERHTALHYASEKNMASEAKIVLDRGADPDARNHRGWSPLNFAAARGNTEMVRLLLDTGRVDVNVNPEDGQPPLAAAAVKGYKDIFDLLISHPDIDIEIALSCDYTKKHINEISPELFNRLIMEVPGAVEGDGP; encoded by the coding sequence ATGATTTCTTCCGACTCTCACGAAACGCGAGTCTACAATCATTGCGATGTTTTACCTTCCGCGCTTGATCTCTGTCCCAGAAAAGCCTTTCCTGATTCTCACAAAGTTCGACCCAATAACCATCTCGATGCTTTACCCAACGAAGTCCTAGAAATGATTGTATATGAAGCGATTGAGAATCCATTCGATATTTACGCCATCTTAGCCAGTGTTCGGACAATTTCACGCATTGCTCGAACTTGTAAACGGCTATATTCCGTTGCCAACCCAATTCTCTACAAGTGGAATATTCGTCATGGCGGCTGTTCCGGCCTGTTCTGGGCTGCCAGGAAGAATAGGGTCGACGTATTCAAGCGATTCGTGGAGAGTGGAGCATCAGTTAATATGGTAGTTACTGATCGGACTCCTCTAATGACCGCGATAACGTTTTGCAGCGTCGATATTGTGCGTTATCTGCTGACCATCCCGGACGTCGACTGGAACCGAAGAAGCATACACCATGGCATGTCAGCACTGCATGCGGCTATGGCGTGCCCGACGGAAATCACAGGGTTGTTGTTGAAATGCAAGGACGTGTTGATAGATGAGAAAACCGAGTGGGAGAGACATACTGCGCTCCACTATGCCTCAGAGAAGAATATGGCTTCGGAAGCAAAGATTGTACTCGATAGAGGTGCTGATCCGGATGCGAGAAATCACCGGGGCTGGTCTCCGCTCAATTTTGCGGCAGCTCGGGGAAACACAGAGATGGTTCGCCTGCTCCTCGACACCGGCAGAGTCGACGTTAACGTTAATCCCGAAGATGGTCAGCCACCTCTagccgccgctgccgttAAGGGGTACAAAGACATATTCGATTTGCTCATTTCGCACCCCGATATTGACATTGAGATTGCTTTAAGCTGTGACTATACGAAGAAACATATAAACGAGATATCTCCTGAACTGTTTAACCGTCTGATTATGGAAGTGCCAGGGGCAGTTGAAGGCGACGGGCCATGA
- a CDS encoding uncharacterized protein (EggNog:ENOG41) gives MPRLFQIVRPAFKRSYQIIPDGEQPLYKVKNRPLPGNRPDLALHSGPDLATPILATCYMPKFSRHCKIGFGDPTSGEPIIWEDFFKPKKSSCERNISVSFSSDDIVSETGKGEREQFTWKRTNHVCVPGKKFHKASKRNRKLIDERGELVAIFTYDTKIGVEGWLQINVDRGRDFDALVMITALAICEKIRRQ, from the coding sequence ATGCCTCGACTATTTCAGATTGTGAGACCCGCCTTCAAGCGCTCCTACCAGATAATACCCGATGGCGAGCAGCCTCTCTACAAGGTCAAGAACCGGCCGTTGCCCGGGAACCGCCCGGATCTCGCGCTGCACAGCGGGCCTGACCTGGCCACGCCTATTCTGGCTACGTGCTACATGCCCAAGTTCTCGCGGCACTGCAAGATTGGATTCGGCGATCCCACAAGCGGCGAGCCCATTATCTGGGAAGACTTTTTcaagcccaagaagagcagctgtGAGCGTAACATCTCCGTCTCCTTCTCGAGCGACGATATCGTCTCCGAGACAGGCAAAGGCGAGCGTGAGCAGTTCACCTGGAAACGCACCAATCATGTTTGCGTGCCCGGCAAGAAGTTCCACAAAGCCAGTAAGCGGAATAGAAAGCTCATCGACGAGCGCGGCGAGCTTGTCGCTATATTCACATACGATACCAAGATTGGAGTTGAGGGATGGCTGCAGATCAACGTTGACCGAGGCCGCGACTTTGATGCGCTAGTCATGATTACGGCGTTGGCGATATGTGAAAAAATACGACGGCAATAG
- a CDS encoding uncharacterized protein (EggNog:ENOG41): MPRGAGSRLRRKSLGNGPLHEDRVGRPMVRYLLDTYTMQQIQKLFEEEACTLPLSPTSLSFPQAVDDDGDGADSTLPESELKPKAGISSTTCQTITMPPSLNTVSRAFKPINNTSLSANAAERSLKDSDVAFSDNALVHQRKEEFMAEKAPLHPTNDSATEDSDNLNIETPPRKQKEYICGFCSEYGIHKRLSRPSDLKRHLENTHHTDNLWVCPKANCRRVFQWLGAFKEHARYYHKVRIRICDAEIITLCPQTVFACGFEGCHQVYEAPSEAEASPTKDKFIAHILSHFRSVMEKPRAWTFTLRMRNLLNQHGLSSVWPPPSLSYEQNLELNWDARSGSVLQKLLETRHLGSASSLIRNAIALGSMPLREVQLARGNAVLPILSQCQAAVHQVDMITVQDTILPGEAANAIAESVTTNCSTSLLASDHTDTPGCAYRPQHLHQDAMEEILDSLNVPSVEQQYLSEDNTNPMEWIEHNDSEEVDDVV; the protein is encoded by the exons ATGCCTCGAGGAGCTGGGTCAAGGCTCAGACGCAAATCTCTCGGCAACGGTCCGTTGCATGAAGATCGCGTAGGCCGCCCCATGGTCCGATATCTCTTGGATACATATACTATGCAGCAGATTCAAAAGctctttgaagaagaagcatgtACGCTGCCATTATCGCCAACATCATTATCGTTTCCACAAG CAgtagatgatgatggagatggtgcaGACTCGACATTACCCGAATCCGAGCTGAAGCCAAAAGCTGGGATTTCAAGCACGACTTGTCAGACTATTACGATGCCGCCATCTTTAAACACCGTCAGTAGAGCTTTCAAACCTATCAACAATACATCTCTTTCAGCTAATGCTGCCGAAAGAAGCCTCAAAGATAGTGACGTTGCATTTTCGGATAATGCTCTTGTCcatcaaagaaaagaagagttcATGGCGGAGAAGGCACCTTTACATCCTACAAATGATAGTGCTACAGAAGATTCGGACAATTTAAATATCGAAACACCGCCAAGGAAGCAGAAGGAGTACATATGCGGCTTCTGTAGCGAATATGGAATCCATAAAAGACTGTCAAGGCCTAGCGACTTGAAGCGTCACTTAGAAAACACACACCATACCGACAATCTTTGGGTCTGTCCCAAAGCAAACTGCCGGAGGGTCTTTCAGTGGCTGGGAGCCTTCAAAGAGCACGCCAGATATTATCACAAGGTGCGCATCAGGATTTGTGACGCCGAGATTATTACCCTTTGTCCCCAGACTGTCTTTGCGTGCGGCTTTGAAGGCTGCCACCAAGTTTACGAGGCACCGTCGGAAGCTGAGGCAAGCCCAACAAAAGACAAGTTTATCGCCCACATCCTTAGCCATTTTCGGAGTGTCATGGAAAAACCCAGAGCATGGACTTTTACACTTAGGATGCGCAATTTGCTTAACCAACACGGCTTGTCTAGTGTTTGGCCGCCTCCATCACTCTCATACGAACAGAATCTTGAGCTCAACTGGGATGCTCGGTCAGGCAGCGTGCTTCAAAAGCTTCTGGAGACGAGACACCTGGGCAGTGCTAGCTCGTTGATTCGGAATGCCATTGCTTTGGGATCAATGCCACTCAGAGAGGTTCAACTTGCCCGGGGTAACGCTGTTCTGCCAATTCTTTCTCAATGCCAGGCAGCGGTGCATCAGGTTGATATGATTACCGTTCAAGACACTATTTTGCCAGGGGAAGCCGCCAACGCTATTGCAGAATCTGTCACCACAAACTGCAGCACATCACTACTTGCTTCGGACCACACTGACACACCGGGCTGTGCCTATAGGCCACAGCATTTGCATCAGGACGCGATGGAGGAGATACTCGACTCTCTCAATGTACCGTCCGTAGAGCAACAATACCTTTCGGAAGATAACACAAACCCAATGGAGTGGATTGAACATAATGACAGTGAAGAGGTCGATGACGTTGTTTAG
- a CDS encoding uncharacterized protein (TransMembrane:2 (i397-414o420-442i)), with protein sequence MTNPNSEGQEQIDLADYIFKRLVQLGLGSVHGVPGDYNLTILDRVKPAGLTWVGNANELNSGYAADGYGRIKGIAAMCTSYGVGDLSAINAIGGAYGEKSPIVHLVGTPLTAAQESGACLHHSLGDGNLRVFSDMNKWVTVAQANLIDIDTAPALVDATLKACVLNSRPVYIELPTNLVHAKVPAPTSPIDLLVPGYDEGHEAKIVASIVEAIHKSTKPVILVGGLAARFGVTEEINEFVRLTGIPTVSMTFGKGIVNESLPNYQGVYIGAVGDAVLKQQVDGADLILDFGPLHSDVNTFGFTAAPKADITITIDQDSVRFFGQNPDASGRFFSPKSFMNKLLKNISATKLPTYPFNRGPSYPPHLLQNLKPSPDNAIIDHDAFWLRMSKYLRSGDIIIVEAGTAIAGACTLILPDNVTFVNSGLWLSIGYTLPALQGAALARREQRRDGSMEAAGCSGRSILFIGDGSLQMSVQGISDIIRNRLDATIIVINNNGYTVERYIHGFNESYNDIQPWRYTQALSFFGAPLDDPEYPVIAEQAKNWGQLRSVLAREDVQKGKGLALIEVYMDLEDAPLPLKNFAVYMANRNRTNGKH encoded by the coding sequence ATGACGAATCCGAATTCAGAAGGCCAGGAGCAGATTGACCTGGCAGATTACATCTTCAAAAGGCTGGTCCAGCTCGGCCTTGGATCTGTTCACGGAGTCCCTGGAGACTATAATCTCACCATTCTCGACCGAGTCAAGCCGGCAGGCCTCACCTGGGTTGGAAATGCAAACGAGCTCAACTCAGGCTATGCTGCCGACGGCTATGGAAGAATCAAGGGAATAGCGGCCATGTGTACCTCTTACGGCGTTGGGGATCTCTCCGCCATCAACGCAATTGGAGGCGCGTATGGTGAAAAATCTCCCATTGTGCACCTTGTTGGAACACCCCTTACGGCTGCTCAAGAGTCCGGCGCCTGCTTGCATCATTCTTTGGGTGACGGCAATCTCAGAGTTTTCTCGGACATGAACAAGTGGGTGACCGTGGCTCAGGCTAATCTAATAGATATTGACACGGCACCGGCTTTGGTTGACGCAACTCTTAAAGCTTGCGTCTTGAATAGCCGTCCCGTGTATATCGAGCTTCCCACCAACTTGGTCCATGCTAAAGTGCCCGCCCCTACGTCACCCATCGACCTTTTAGTGCCCGGATATGACGAAGGGCACGAGGCCAAAATCGTGGCCTCCATCGTAGAGGCAATTCATAAGTCGACAAAGCCGGTGATTCTCGTGGGAGGATTGGCCGCTCGCTTCGGAGTAACTGAAGAAATAAACGAGTTTGTGCGGCTGACTGGCATCCCCACGGTTTCTATGACTTTTGGGAAGGGCATCGTCAACGAAAGTCTACCAAACTATCAGGGCGTTTACATTGGAGCTGTTGGAGACGCGGTTCTCAAACAGCAAGTCGATGGTGCCGATCTTATCTTGGATTTCGGTCCTCTGCATTCTGATGTCAATACCTTTGGGTTCACGGCTGCTCCCAAGGCAGATATTACCATTACTATCGACCAGGACTCGGTGAGGTTTTTTGGCCAGAATCCTGATGCCTCCGGccgcttcttttcccccaagTCGTTCATGAACAAGCTTCTGAAGAATATCAGCGCAACAAAGCTGCCTACCTATCCGTTCAATCGTGGCCCGTCTTACCCGCCTCATCTGCTTCAAAATCTCAAGCCTTCCCCCGACAATGCAATAATTGATCACGATGCATTTTGGTTACGAATGTCTAAATATCTTCGATCTGGAGATATTATCATTGTGGAAGCCGGAACAGCCATTGCTGGCGCTTGTACGCTGATATTACCAGACAATGTTACCTTTGTGAACTCAGGTCTATGGCTTTCTATCGGCTATACGCTCCCAGCGTTGCAAGGAGCCGCTCTAGCTCGTCGAGAGCAGCGCAGGGATGGTTCCATGGAGGCCGCGGGGTGTTCAGGTCGATCTATCCTGTTCATAGGGGACGGAAGCCTCCAAATGTCAGTTCAAGGTATCAGTGATATCATCAGGAACAGACTCGACGCgaccatcatcgtcatcaacaacaaTGGCTATACGGTCGAGCGATATATTCACGGATTCAACGAAAGCTACAACGACATCCAGCCATGGAGATATACCCAGGCCCTGAGCTTTTTCGGAGCGCCTCTCGACGATCCCGAATACCCTGTGATAGCGGAGCAGGCTAAGAATTGGGGACAGCTGCGAAGTGTATTGGCACGCGAGGATGTACAAAAGGGCAAAGGCTTGGCTCTAATAGAGGTCTATATGGACTTGGAGGATGCTCCGCTTCCTCTTAAGAATTTTGCCGTCTATATGGCTAATAGGAATAGAACGAATGGGAAACATTAG
- a CDS encoding uncharacterized protein (EggNog:ENOG41~TransMembrane:1 (o641-658i)) produces the protein MTDDPERVYPAPTITDVGSDKGSGNVEAPAAAASSKAVTEDGRTRKKRLQLSCGECRRKKLSCDRNRPCRRCVRTGRADQCEFETKPRLGLPPVDHSAQLEQIKSNHSEILNLRSELFQLRELLSRPTPQQGRDASVGDVQVDDVSKRSDEIEAKEAISSSRNLISTNNDSPPDPRDKSPRGYYRRHTLLRFFSEIPQLFPFIKETADQWLKPYGIYIKKNKSARDDGWKMKLASHEQPLIANLLPPKGDTDALVAIYLNNFEHLHRIVHVPTFSREYVNFWTPGKTRYPTMAAMILSMLAVSISAPSQISGSSPIPAVYRHMSEQWIAAVDDWLRLQSSKHRKLVHYQVSCLVYIARRMNVVNKKRFWKDTGSLIQDAITDGLHRNPPLTDTPFIREMKKRIWFTVRELELQNTFECGLLTLLHNIECDVEAPINLADEDLDDATTQSPIERLPNYYTESSYQLHSFRSWSLRLEISRRLFGSGVFKIPDYDDVLRYTHEITKAINDLPPWGICRTSDKRDPYLFLTFSILEFQLKACLLALHRPYLDRDDGKYSLSENICYQTSREILLSNIGLANLGVQSLAQIREDLSVASLHITRITLLQPEGSPSIIMANAMSTIDLLEQCLPIIEDKYLRIPDPWIFFIMCTAIMLIKMHLGKESRQTAKSSCARRFLDLYYKNVWMRQPADLAQQQAITQDIVNQTNAATYPPPSAEASVLPTSAWLDSSYPDIGNDPFDLAVGLDDVWDESGFPLPGFPNC, from the exons ATGACAGATGATCCGGAAAGGGTGTACCCGGCTCCGACAATAACCGATGTCGGATCAGATAAAGGCAGTGGCAATGTGGAAgctccagctgcagctgcaagctCCAAGGCCGTAACCGAGGATGGACGAACCAGGAAGAAGCGTCTCCAGCTGAGCTGCGGTGaatgcagaagaaaaaag CTTTCCTGTGATCGAAACCGGCCTTGCCGCAGGTGCGTGAGGACGGGAAGGGCAGACCAATGCGAGTTTGAAACCAAACCGAGGCTTGGTCTGCCGCCAGTTGATCACAGCGCACAGCTGGAGCAGATCAAATCCAACCATTCTGAGATCCTGAATCTTCGGAGTGAGCTTTTTCAGCTGAGAGAGCTGCTTTCACGCCCAACTCCTCAGCAGGGACGAGATGCCTCTGTCGGAGATGTTCAAGTCGATGATGTCTCCAAGAGAAGCGATGAGATAGaggccaaagaagccatttCGAGCAGTCGGAATCTCATCAGCACTAACAATGACAGCCCACCCGATCCAAGAGATAAATCCCCGCGGGGGTACTATAGACGTCATACTCTGCTGCGATTCTTCTCAGAG ATCCCACAGCTTTTCCCATTCATCAAGGAAACCGCTGATCAATGGCTTAAGCCCTATGGAATCTacatcaagaagaacaagtcAGCCAGAGATGATGGCTGGAAAATGAAATTGGCGTCCCATGAGCAACCCCTTATCGCTAACCTTTTGCCGCCAAAGGGTGACACAGATGCGCTAGTCGCGATATATCTCAATAATTTCGAGCACCTCCACCGTATTGTGCATGTTCCAACTTTCAGCAGGGAGTACGTGAATTTCTGGACGCCTGGAAAGACGCGGTATCCAACAATGGCAGCCATGATTCTCTCTATGCTAGCTGTTTCGATCAGTGCCCCTTCCCAAATTTCCGGTTCTTCGCCGATTCCAGCTGTCTATCGACACATGTCGGAGCAATGGATTGCCGCTGTTGACGATTGGCTAAGGCTACAGAGCTCAAAGCATCGCAAGCTTGTGCACTATCAAGTGTCTTGCTTGGTATACATTGCCAGAAGGATGAACGTGGTTAACAAGAAGAGGTTTTGGAAAGATACCGGCTCCTTGATTCAAGATGCTATCACGGATGGGCTACATCGTAATCCTCCTTTAACGGATACGCCCTTCAtaagagagatgaagaagcggATATGGTTTACTGTTCGCGAACTGGAGCTTCAGAACACGTTTGAATGCGGCCTACTTACTCTTCTCCATAACATTGAGTGCGACGTCGAGGCGCCTATCAATCTTGCAGACGAAGATTTGGATGATGCAACTACTCAGTCGCCTATTGAAAGACTACCAAACTACTACACAGAGTCTTCCTATCAACTCCATAGCTTTCGAAGCTGGTCGCTTCGCCTCGAGATATCACGTCGACTTTTTGGATCGGGGGTTTTTAAGATACCTGACTATGACGACGTCTTGCGCTATACTCATGAAATAACAAAGGCAATCAATGATCTCCCACCTTGGGGAATTTGCAGGACTAGCGACAAAAGGGACCCATATCTTTTTTTGACCTTTTCAATCTTGGAGTTTCAGCTCAAAGCATGTCTTTTAGCTCTGCATCGACCGTACCTTGATAGGGATGACGGCAAATATTCGCTTTCGGAGAACATCTGTTATCAGACGTCGCGCGAGATACTCCTTTCAAATATCGGGCTGGCCAATTTAGGAGTGCAGAGTCTGGCACAGATACGAGAAGATCTTTCCGTTGCGTCGTTGCATATAACTCGTATCACTCTGCTACAGCCAGAAG GCTCGCCTAGTATCATCATGGCAAATGCAATGTCGACCATCGATCTACTCGAGCAGTGTCTCCCCATAATAGAAGACAAATACCTTCGCATCCCCGATCCCTGGATTTTTTTCATCATGTGCACGGCTATCATGCTTATCAAGATGCATCTGGGGAAAGAATCTCGACAGACAGCCAAGTCATCTTGTGCGCGCAGATTCCTCGATCTGTACTACAAGAATGTATGGATGCGGCAGCCCGCGGATcttgctcagcagcaggcgaTTACTCAAGATATCGTCAACCAAACAAAT GCTGCCACCTATCCGCCACCTTCCGCGGAAGCAAGTGTTCTACCTACGTCAGCGTGGCTCGACAGCAGCTATCCCGAT ATAGGGAATGATCCGTTCGATCTCGCTGTCGGGCTGGACGACGTGTGGGATGAATCGGGATTTCCACTGCCAGGATTTCCAAACTGCTAA
- a CDS encoding uncharacterized protein (SECRETED:SignalP(1-19)) → MVSAKILAAVAGLAVSVSAAAVEKRASCVYTCGSTCYWQSDIDAALNKGYSLYSSGQEENSYPHQYNDYEGFSFPTSGPWYEFPILNSFQVYTGGSPGADRVIFDSDGNFDSVITHTGASGDDFVACKQD, encoded by the exons ATGGTCAGCGCCAAG ATCCTCGCCGCCGTTGCCGGCCTCGCTGTCAGCgtctctgctgccgctgttgaAAAGCGTGCCTCTTGTGTTTACACTTGCGGCAGCACCTGCTACTGGCAGTCTGACATTGACGCTGCCCTGAACAAGGGATACAGCCTGTACTCTTCTGGTCAAGAAGAAA ACTCCTACCCTCACCAGTACAATGACTACGAGGGCTTCAGCTTCCCTACTTCTGGCCCCTGGTACGAGTTTCCGATCCTGAACAGCTTCCAAGTCTACACTGGTGGCAGCCCCGGTGCCGACCGTGTCATCTTCGACTCCGATGGCAACTTCGACTCCGTCATCACCCACACCGGTGCTAGCGGCGATGACTTCGTTGCTTGCAAGCAGGACTAA
- a CDS encoding uncharacterized protein (EggNog:ENOG41): MSGTFRHVAKATFLVSKKEGLSDEEFRKYYTEVHAPMALEFCRRHGVLDYSIHFNTEAERAVTRTAFGDKTSFINCDAITTFVFPDMESLLASFADPEYEAKLGPDEENFANGQKLQFAVSDEFVLLAGGQQQTN; the protein is encoded by the exons ATGTCAGGCACGTTTCGACATGTCGCCAAGGCTACGTTTCTAGTGTCCAAGAAGGAGGGCCTGAGCGATGAAGAGTTTCGGAAGTACTACACTGAGGTCCACGCTCCCATGGCCCTCGAGTTCTGTAGGCGACACGGCGTGCTCGACTATTCTATT CATTTCAATACCGAGGCTGAGAGGGCAGTTACCCGGACTGCCTTTGGCGACAAGACCTCATTCATTAACTGCGACGCAATCACGACCTTTGTCTTCCCGGATATGGAATCGCTCCTTGCGTCATTCGCAGATCCAGAATATGAGGCAAAACTAGGCCCCGACGAAGAAAATTTCGCCAATGGGCAAAAGCTACAGTTTGCCGTAAGCGACGAATTCGTGCTGCTGGCAGGCGGACAACAGCAAACGAACTGA